Proteins from a single region of Coriobacteriia bacterium:
- a CDS encoding TetR/AcrR family transcriptional regulator, whose product MPKELFFKICPEKQRRILDASKKEFSEHIFEDASINHVIKNADISRGSFYQYFEDKKDLFFFLLKEILQERLNIFLDGQTDCTDMFDLQERLFIFNLNMLSDYEYRPIFCNFFRCLTFEFSEELKTITSELRDDVLEEVLSTDCDVDQKTKKVIINIMQLATRDLLAAKILNDLSDEEVIAEYRDIERVLRAAAEKVSHS is encoded by the coding sequence TTGCCAAAAGAACTATTCTTTAAAATTTGCCCCGAAAAGCAGAGGCGTATATTAGATGCGTCGAAAAAGGAGTTCTCCGAGCACATTTTCGAAGACGCTTCCATTAACCACGTCATAAAAAATGCAGATATTTCCCGGGGTAGTTTCTATCAATATTTCGAAGATAAGAAGGACCTCTTTTTCTTTCTCTTGAAAGAAATCTTGCAGGAACGACTGAATATATTTTTGGATGGACAAACCGACTGTACCGATATGTTCGATTTGCAAGAACGACTCTTCATATTCAATTTGAATATGCTTTCCGACTATGAATACCGTCCGATTTTTTGCAACTTCTTTCGCTGTCTGACATTCGAATTCAGTGAAGAGCTGAAAACAATCACATCGGAACTGCGCGATGATGTTTTAGAGGAAGTGCTGAGCACGGATTGCGACGTCGATCAAAAAACAAAGAAGGTAATAATCAATATCATGCAACTCGCCACACGCGATTTACTCGCAGCGAAAATACTGAATGACTTAAGCGATGAGGAAGTCATCGCAGAATATCGCGACATAGAAAGAGTTTTGCGAGCAGCAGCTGAGAAAGTAAGTCACTCATGA
- a CDS encoding helix-hairpin-helix domain-containing protein: MKLDKRWVIPGLIGLTILGLIGIRVFSPLFGGKKSSAPATFDAAKQTSVVKAGSENTADINQKAGADVSSQTTTVTVYVSGCVNAPGVYALIAGARVVEAVACARGVSKNAQSDAVNFAAVIEDGQQIYIPSKKEVEGVGFNTYSALGGGGSVGGSSSGGTGSSGGSSTKAAPVNLNTATEEQLDTLPGVGPVTAAKIVADRSANGPFSSLDDLSRVSGIGEKKCAALVGLAVAK; the protein is encoded by the coding sequence ATGAAGCTTGATAAGCGTTGGGTCATTCCCGGATTGATCGGACTGACGATTTTGGGACTGATCGGTATTCGTGTTTTCTCGCCGCTTTTCGGTGGGAAAAAGTCATCCGCTCCGGCGACGTTTGATGCCGCTAAACAGACTTCCGTCGTAAAGGCCGGCTCTGAGAACACTGCCGATATTAATCAGAAAGCCGGCGCTGATGTCTCATCGCAAACGACGACCGTAACGGTGTATGTGAGCGGTTGTGTGAATGCCCCCGGAGTTTACGCGCTCATCGCCGGCGCACGCGTAGTCGAGGCAGTTGCCTGTGCACGCGGCGTATCAAAAAACGCGCAATCCGACGCCGTCAATTTCGCGGCCGTCATAGAAGACGGACAGCAAATTTACATTCCGAGTAAAAAGGAGGTCGAAGGAGTCGGATTCAATACGTATTCCGCACTCGGCGGTGGGGGATCTGTCGGTGGTTCGTCCTCTGGCGGTACAGGTTCATCCGGTGGTTCTTCTACGAAAGCGGCGCCGGTGAATCTCAACACGGCGACCGAGGAACAACTCGACACGCTTCCCGGAGTCGGACCGGTTACCGCTGCTAAAATCGTTGCGGATAGAAGCGCGAACGGCCCCTTCAGCTCACTTGACGATCTTTCGAGGGTATCGGGAATCGGCGAAAAGAAGTGTGCTGCGCTTGTGGGGCTCGCCGTGGCGAAGTAG
- a CDS encoding DNA internalization-related competence protein ComEC/Rec2 gives MKRVSFAIRPQFPRALILFAVLFAVTFCGFSIAWKLQIPLSHDVTSRLERKTVEITSDVSVGTYSNTSFGSYDGMKIQIIWPEGIIAPEYGREVKLTGFLKNRGFSDYERYLFTKGVGATLTVSDFYAQRWPNTLRGVIGHFRYYLVSCIKSCGGSTLGAGLLRAVLLGDRRDVGETDEIFRVTGLSHMLSVSGSHLSIIMLCFGFVLLRFGIGKKSTFVFSALAGFLFVIITTSAEATLRSYLMLLFGGCVFFFRRRTDPLTTLGICGIVLLIGNPIVVLSVGFQLSVAAVFGILLFGRLMSVWLDACVNFFPRFVRETFGISMVAQISTLPISIPVFGMISLVGPFSNVFAGGLLTVTLALGLGGIVAGGVARPLSQPIFFLATRCCDAIIFVAQEFALLSWGSFEIGAWGVPLSVSLLLGLIAVYLLWPLPKNRVRYGAAPGRKALLLVSCSVCMLFILFPHTLSYVSGGFIKSSDDGVYVLDVGQGDAILVKNSHETALIDAGPDSIALKKALDEIGVIKIDTLIFTHTHQDHIGGAFGLDKRYGIKTIVVANGVKYNSDISEISRSLDAPVTEISAGDSLRVGKLELTCVGPKNKVSDPDDNGSCLILLADEPAGASYDYESVLITGDAEADSVKEAFSQSSLIDREVDVLKVGHHGSAVSVDAELLSVMKPKRAVISVGENSYGHPTQKVLTLLRSFHIPYLRTDLSGTIFLGSVGQ, from the coding sequence ATGAAGCGTGTCTCGTTTGCGATTAGGCCGCAGTTTCCTCGAGCGTTGATTCTCTTTGCGGTTCTCTTCGCGGTGACGTTTTGTGGGTTTTCGATTGCCTGGAAGTTGCAGATTCCTTTGTCACACGATGTGACGAGTCGGCTGGAACGAAAAACGGTCGAAATCACCTCCGATGTGTCGGTGGGGACGTATTCGAACACATCATTCGGGTCATACGACGGTATGAAAATCCAAATTATTTGGCCCGAAGGAATAATTGCTCCCGAATACGGGCGCGAGGTAAAACTTACGGGGTTTCTCAAAAATCGGGGTTTCTCTGACTATGAACGGTATCTTTTCACCAAGGGTGTGGGCGCGACACTGACGGTATCTGACTTCTACGCTCAGCGATGGCCGAACACTTTGCGAGGTGTCATCGGACATTTCCGTTACTATCTGGTGAGTTGCATAAAAAGTTGTGGTGGTAGCACATTGGGAGCCGGTCTCTTGCGGGCGGTTCTTCTCGGAGACAGACGCGATGTCGGCGAGACCGATGAGATATTCCGAGTAACGGGGCTCAGCCACATGCTTTCGGTTTCCGGTTCGCATCTGAGCATCATAATGCTTTGCTTCGGATTCGTTCTCTTGCGGTTCGGAATCGGGAAAAAGAGCACATTTGTCTTTTCGGCTTTGGCCGGATTCCTTTTCGTGATTATCACGACGAGTGCCGAGGCCACGTTGCGCTCCTATCTCATGCTTTTATTCGGAGGTTGCGTGTTCTTTTTTCGACGAAGAACCGACCCCCTCACGACGCTCGGTATCTGCGGAATCGTTCTTCTCATCGGTAATCCCATCGTGGTGCTGTCTGTCGGGTTTCAACTTTCTGTGGCGGCCGTTTTCGGTATTTTGCTTTTCGGGCGGTTGATGTCGGTGTGGCTCGATGCTTGTGTGAATTTCTTTCCCCGTTTCGTGCGTGAAACGTTCGGGATCAGCATGGTGGCCCAAATAAGTACTCTTCCGATATCGATACCGGTATTCGGGATGATCTCTCTCGTCGGTCCGTTCTCCAATGTGTTCGCTGGCGGGCTTTTGACCGTCACGCTGGCGCTCGGACTCGGTGGGATAGTGGCCGGCGGTGTGGCACGCCCCCTATCCCAACCGATATTCTTTTTAGCCACGCGCTGTTGCGACGCGATCATATTCGTTGCGCAGGAATTCGCATTGCTTTCTTGGGGCAGTTTCGAAATAGGCGCATGGGGAGTGCCGCTATCGGTTTCTCTGCTTTTGGGGCTGATTGCAGTGTATCTTTTGTGGCCGCTTCCCAAAAACAGGGTTCGATATGGAGCCGCCCCCGGCAGAAAAGCGCTTCTTCTCGTCTCGTGCTCGGTGTGTATGTTGTTTATCTTGTTTCCCCACACGCTTTCGTATGTTTCCGGAGGCTTCATAAAGAGTTCGGATGACGGCGTATACGTCCTCGACGTCGGTCAAGGCGATGCGATTCTTGTGAAAAACTCGCATGAGACGGCACTCATCGATGCCGGTCCGGATTCGATTGCACTCAAAAAGGCACTTGATGAAATCGGCGTGATAAAGATCGATACTCTGATTTTCACTCACACCCATCAAGATCATATCGGGGGTGCTTTCGGTTTAGACAAGCGGTACGGCATTAAAACGATCGTTGTCGCAAACGGAGTGAAGTACAATTCGGATATTTCTGAGATCAGTCGCAGTCTCGATGCCCCGGTAACAGAAATTTCAGCAGGCGATAGCCTACGGGTCGGTAAACTCGAACTGACGTGTGTGGGTCCGAAGAACAAAGTGAGCGACCCCGACGACAACGGATCGTGCCTGATCCTGCTGGCAGATGAACCGGCGGGTGCCTCATATGACTATGAAAGCGTATTGATTACCGGAGATGCCGAGGCGGACTCGGTAAAGGAGGCCTTTTCGCAGAGTTCGCTTATCGACCGCGAAGTCGATGTTCTCAAAGTGGGACATCACGGTTCGGCCGTCTCTGTGGATGCCGAACTCTTATCTGTCATGAAGCCGAAAAGAGCGGTGATTTCGGTGGGAGAGAATTCTTACGGTCATCCGACGCAAAAAGTTTTGACGCTCTTACGTTCGTTTCATATACCCTATCTGCGCACGGATCTTTCGGGAACGATTTTTCTCGGTAGTGTGGGACAATAG